The following nucleotide sequence is from Gymnodinialimonas phycosphaerae.
ACGGCGGTCGAGTGCGTCAGCCCGCCATTGGCGCGCGCCTCGACCTGCGCGATGATTTCCAACGCGGCATCCAGCGCCTCGACCGACAGGCGACCGCCTGCCAACGCCTCGCGGGTCAGGCGCAGCCCAAGGGTCACATTCCCGCGGGTCATCGCTTTCTTCAACGCCGCGCGCAACGGCTGCTCCAACGCCGCCAAACTATCGGGTAGGCGCAACCGCAGATCCAGGCCCCGCCCATTGACCGAGCGGAGGTCCCAACTCCATGAAAACCCTTCCGCAGCCCCCTCGGAACTGGCGAAAGCTGTCATCGATGCAAGGCCCGGATCACTCATTTTGCTGCCCCTTCCAGTTAACCATGCGTTAAATCTCCCCCTGCCCGAACAATTTTAGATAGTGTATTCGAAAAGGGACAGGAAGCGCACCACGGCGATAAGACGCGCTTGGAAGTGCACCTGTCAGGGGACACGGATTTGATTGTTTGGAAAGCACCGCAAGGCAAGCGACCAACGGAAAGCGTGAAATGACGATGACAGATGAATTGACCCAAGCGCTACCCGGAATCGATGGTCGGATCACCAGCGTTCTGCGCTATTGGGACGGCTTGCGCGGCGACCGTTTTGCGCCGGGCCGGATCGAGATCAGCCCCTCTGCGATCACCCGCCACCTTTCGCGCATCTGTATTCTGGAGCGCCCCCGCGCGGGCACCGTGCGGATGCGCCTGGCGGGCGCCACCTTGTCCACCCGCGCCGGGATGGAACTGCGGGGTATGCCGTTCCGCTCGCTCTTCGACCTCGACGACCGCCACATCGCGATGGATGCGGCAGAAACGGCAATCACCACGCCCGCCGTCAGCCTGCTGGCGTTGGCCAGCCCGGAACGCTCGGGGCCCGTGCCCGAGGCGATGATGGCTATTCTGCCGCTGACCGATACACGGGGTGCGCTGACCCGGGCCCTTGCAATCTATTCCGAGCGTGCGTCAGTAACGCCGTTCATCTCGGATGTTCGGGGGCGGTTTCACGTCACCGACAGCTGGTCGCTGGATATTCCGGAAAGCGGGCCGATCGTCGGCCCGATGGGCGATGCGACGGCAACAAAGCTGATCTCGACCCAGATCATGCGGCCGCGCTTGGCCACCCAGGCCGCAGCCCCGGTGCTTGAGGCGCAAGACTTGCCGAACAACTGCCGCCCGGTCTTTCAGGTGATCGACGGCGGGTTGGCCTAACACCGCCCGCCGCCATCAGTGTCACGTCATCAACCTTACGCCGTCTGAACTTACGCCGTCTGACCTGGGCCGTCTGACCTAGGCCGTTGCGCGCAGGGCGTCGCGGCTGGCTGACAGCTCTTCCGCCACCAGAAATGCGAGCTCCAACGACTGCGACGCGTTCAAGCGTGGGTCGCACGCGGTGTGATAGCGCGAGGAAAGATCCTCGTCCGTCACGGCACGCACGCCGCCGGTGCATTCGGTTACGTCCTGGCCCGTCATCTCGAAATGCACACCGCCGGGGATCGTCCCCTCGGCGCGATGCACCTCGAAGAATTCCTGCACTTCGCGCAACACGCTCTCGAAGGGCCGGGTCTTGTAGCCCGACTCGGCCTTGATCGTGTTGCCGTGCATCGGATCGCAGGTCCAGACGACGGGGTGCGCCTCTTCTTCCACGGCCCGGACAAGCTTGGGCAGGATCTCGTTCACCGCGCCCGCACCAAAGCGGTTGATCAGCACAATGCGCCCCGCCTCGCGGTTCGGGTTAAGGGTGTCCAGCAAAACCTTCAGGTCCGAGCGTGTCATGGACGGCCCGCATTTGATCCCGATCGGGTTTTGCACGCCCTTGCAGAATTCCACATGCGCACCGTCGGTCTGACGGGTCCGGTCGCCGATCCAGATCATGTGGCCCGAGCCCGCAAGCCATTTGCCGGACGTGCTGTCCAGACGGCAAAGCGCTTCTTCATATTCCAGCAACAACGCTTCGTGGGAGGTATAGAAATCCACCTGCCCCAACTCATGGGCCGTGGCGCCGGTGACGCCGGCCGCCGTCATGAAGTCCAGCGCGTCCTGGATGCGGTTGGCCATGTCGGCATAGCGCTCGGCGTCGTTGATATCCGTGAACCCCAGGGTCCAGGAGTGAACGCGGTGAATGTCCGCGAAACCACCCTTCGAAAACGCGCGCAGCAGGTTCAGCGTCGCTGCCGCCTGGGTGTAGGCACGCAGCATCTTCTCGGGGTTCGGGATGCGCGCCTCGGGCGTGAAGTCCAGATCATTGATGATGTCACCGCGGTACGACGGCAGTTCCACGCCGTTCACCGTCTCGGTCGGCGCCGAACGCGGCTTGGCGAACTGGCCCGCCATCCGCCCGATCTTCACGACGGGCACCTTCGCGCCGAAGGTCAGAACCGTGGCCATCTGCAACATCACCTTGAAGGTGTCGCGGATGTTGTCGGCAGAGAACTCCGCGAAGCTTTCCGCGCAATCGCCGCCCTGCAACAGGAAGCCGTCGCCGCGCGAGACGGCGGCCAGTTCATCGCGCAGGGTGCGCGCTTCGCCTGCAAAAACCAACGGTGGATACTGGCGCAGCTGCGCTTCGACGGCCTCAAGGGCGTCGGCGTCCAGATAGTCGGGCATTTGCACGCGCGGCTTGGCGCGCCAATCGGATTTCGTCCAGCTGCTTGCTGCGGTCATAACTCTCTCCAATTCGCAGGGATCGCCGCCCTCTCTACACAAGGGGGGAACGGCTTCCAATCCCGCATTTTGTTATTCGTAGCCAATGAAATTGGCCGCCCGGGATTGCAACACCTCGATTTTAGTGGTTTCGCTGTTAGACGCGGTAGGCCTGCCCCGCCCTTTTTCGCCGCCAAGGGAGACTGCGACATGTTGGACAAAGGTGCCCGTTTGCGCCCTGGCGAAGGCCCCAAGCGGTTTGTCTTCGTCCTGTTGGACCAATTCACCATGTTGTGCTTCTCCTCGGCGGTCGAGGCGTTGCGGATCGCCAACCGCATGTCGGGCCAAAAACTGTACGAATGGACGCTTGTGGGCGAAGGCGGCGAAGATGCGCAGTGTTCGGCCGGGATCTGGTTCCGGCTGGACAGTGATTTGGAAGAGGTCACCCGCGACGACGTCGTCTTGCTGTGCGGCGGCATCGACGTGGCAAGCGCCACGACCAAGCGCCTGCTCAGCTGGATCCGGCGCGAGGCGCGCAAGGGTCCGATGATCGGCGGGCTCTGCACGGCAGGCTACACGCTGGCGCGCGCGGGTCTTCTGGACGGCAAGCGCGCCACCATCCATTGGGAAAACCAGGACAGTTTCGCCGAGGAATTCGAAGAGGTGACGCTGACCAAATCGGTCTTCGTCGTCGACGGCAACCGGATCACCACCGCAGGCGGCACCGCCTCCATCGACCTGATGCTGAAGCTGATCGCCGAGGATCACGGCGAGGATCTGGCCAATCTTGTAGCAGATCAGTTGATCTACACCTCCATCCGCACGGATCAGGACACGCAACGCCTGTCGATCCCCACCCGCATCGGGGTGCGGCACCCCAAGCTGGGGCAAGTGATCCGAATGATGGAGCAGAATATCGAGGACCCTATCAGCCCGGCGCAACTGGCAATGGATGTCGGCATGTCGACCCGCCAGTTAGAGCGGCTGTTCCGCCGCTACCTCAACCGCTCGCCGAAGCGTTATTACATGGAATTGCGCCTCGGCAAGGCGCGCAACCTTCTGATGCAGACGGACATGAGCGTGATCAACGTGGCGCTGGCCTGCGGCTTTGCCTCGCCCTCGCATTTCTCCAAATGCTACCGCGCCCATTATGACACCACCCCCTACCGCGAACGCGGCAGCCACGCGGCGCGCGTCAAGACATGAGGCGGGCCGCCCTGGGTCTTGCCATCGGGCTGATCTTCCTTGCCGGCGTTCTGGTGCTGACCGGCGGTCCCCGCGAAGGACTGCGGGCGGTGGGTGACGCACGGGCGCTGGCCGCTTTGCCGCGCGTGCCCGTGGCGCCGATGTTGGCGCTGCCCGAGGGGGCGCCCGATACAATCGTCTTCATGGATGGCGACGCGGGATGGTTCGAACTGGACATCGACGCCCTGCCGCCTGACACCGAAATCGGCATGCACGGGCCCCGCTTTTTCGATTTGTTCACCGGCAACACCCACTTGCCGCTTTATTGTTCGGGCGGCACTGCGCGCCCCGGCAAGATCATCTGGATGATCCGAAACGCCGAGATTGCGCGCAACTTCGCGTTCTGCAACCGGCGCAGAATGGATCTGGGCCCCCTCCGCCCCCACACCGATCCCGTCACGATGGTCGACGCGACCCTGACCCAGGCAGAGGTCGAGGCGCTGCGCGCGCGCATCGCCAGCGTGCAGGGCCTTTGGGCCGTGACCCTTCCGGCCGCGTATCGCCCCTTCACCCACCAACGGGTGATCGAAGCGCCCTTTCATTGGATCATCTTCGGCACCGGGCAATCCACCCTCCCCCTGCGCGAAGACCTGTCGCGCGCCGTGACCGCCCATCTCGGGGCCATGGCCGATCAGGCCGATATCA
It contains:
- a CDS encoding PAS domain-containing protein, whose product is MTMTDELTQALPGIDGRITSVLRYWDGLRGDRFAPGRIEISPSAITRHLSRICILERPRAGTVRMRLAGATLSTRAGMELRGMPFRSLFDLDDRHIAMDAAETAITTPAVSLLALASPERSGPVPEAMMAILPLTDTRGALTRALAIYSERASVTPFISDVRGRFHVTDSWSLDIPESGPIVGPMGDATATKLISTQIMRPRLATQAAAPVLEAQDLPNNCRPVFQVIDGGLA
- a CDS encoding class II 3-deoxy-7-phosphoheptulonate synthase translates to MTAASSWTKSDWRAKPRVQMPDYLDADALEAVEAQLRQYPPLVFAGEARTLRDELAAVSRGDGFLLQGGDCAESFAEFSADNIRDTFKVMLQMATVLTFGAKVPVVKIGRMAGQFAKPRSAPTETVNGVELPSYRGDIINDLDFTPEARIPNPEKMLRAYTQAAATLNLLRAFSKGGFADIHRVHSWTLGFTDINDAERYADMANRIQDALDFMTAAGVTGATAHELGQVDFYTSHEALLLEYEEALCRLDSTSGKWLAGSGHMIWIGDRTRQTDGAHVEFCKGVQNPIGIKCGPSMTRSDLKVLLDTLNPNREAGRIVLINRFGAGAVNEILPKLVRAVEEEAHPVVWTCDPMHGNTIKAESGYKTRPFESVLREVQEFFEVHRAEGTIPGGVHFEMTGQDVTECTGGVRAVTDEDLSSRYHTACDPRLNASQSLELAFLVAEELSASRDALRATA
- a CDS encoding GlxA family transcriptional regulator, which codes for MLDKGARLRPGEGPKRFVFVLLDQFTMLCFSSAVEALRIANRMSGQKLYEWTLVGEGGEDAQCSAGIWFRLDSDLEEVTRDDVVLLCGGIDVASATTKRLLSWIRREARKGPMIGGLCTAGYTLARAGLLDGKRATIHWENQDSFAEEFEEVTLTKSVFVVDGNRITTAGGTASIDLMLKLIAEDHGEDLANLVADQLIYTSIRTDQDTQRLSIPTRIGVRHPKLGQVIRMMEQNIEDPISPAQLAMDVGMSTRQLERLFRRYLNRSPKRYYMELRLGKARNLLMQTDMSVINVALACGFASPSHFSKCYRAHYDTTPYRERGSHAARVKT